In the genome of Mytilus edulis chromosome 3, xbMytEdul2.2, whole genome shotgun sequence, one region contains:
- the LOC139515113 gene encoding uncharacterized protein encodes MNWSKKWRININTNKTEYCIFSRNKKHPGTVNLVLGNQPIKYNPNPKLLGVTLDEKLTFSEHINIIEKKAGKSLGILREIKGIGNIKTKFLIQVYNSIIGSIFLYASCIWQTGKEEHLKKLNAIQRKGLSICLGVSATASLEVLQVMAGVLPLDLRREEMAIRDIARLNSYSTKIPIRNKIDEWKNKETVDKFISPLGLMLQQAKNMKEETDISIDDIEPEYQFQGLQASKSPPEYWRTLGSSKNRTKEQEITGKNLILNKLNTVSPSTVVAFTDGSCQSNPGPCGAGAIVIFNNKEIELKQPVSKRGSILLAELVAIKLVLDYVNRIENKTLIEEVKIFSDSQTAIGILTLNWKIENNRSTSHEIISLIKCIQKHHGIRINFDWTPGHADVRGNEIADKLAKEAAKEANQIQKEAHITVTKQDIKTAARILVNKKWQHRWDNSDTGRFYYNFHQTVSNKSTFNYPDHKTAKIIRNLRSGYYLKNYQNKINQNIDPKCECGQLETVEHYLLFCENYEEARQKLIHEIYFNTGSLHIDLELLLSIEKNDNVSVSNETLMRLLGDFICESRRFD; translated from the coding sequence ATGAATTGGAGCAAAAAATGGAGAataaatattaatacaaataaaacagaatactgtattttttcaagaaataaaaagCATCCAGGAACAGTAAACCTTGTGTTAGGAAACCAACCAATTAAATACAATCCTAATCCAAAATTATTAGGAGTTACATTGGATGAAAAACTTACCTTTAGTGAACATATCAACATCATAGAAAAAAAAGCTGGAAAATCACTCGGAATATTAAGAGAAATAAAAGGAATAGgtaacataaaaactaaatttcTTATTCAAGTCTACAATAGTATTATAGGTTCCATTTTTCTTTACgcaagctgtatttggcaaacaggGAAAGAAGaacacttaaaaaaattaaatgccaTCCAAAGAAAGGGCTTATCTATTTGTCTAGGAGTTTCTGCAACAGCCAGTTTAGAAGTCTTACAAGTTATGGCAGGAGTTTTGCCATTAGATCTTAGAAGAGAAGAAATGGCTATTAGAGATATTGCAAGACTAAATTCTTATTCAACCAAAATTCCTATCAGAAACAAAATAGATGAATGGAAAAACAAAGAAACAGTGGACAAGTTCATATCACCTTTAGGCTTAATGTTACAACAAGCAAAAAACATGAAAGAAGAAACAGATATCAGTATTGATGACATAGAACCAGAATATCAATTTCAAGGTCTACAAGCATCAAAATCTCCACCAGAATATTGGCGTACTCTTGGTTCCTCAAAAAACAGAACTAAAGAACAAGAAATCACAggaaaaaatttaatattaaacaaaCTTAACACAGTATCTCCATCAACAGTTGTTGCTTTTACAGACGGTTCTTGCCAATCCAACCCAGGACCTTGTGGAGCAGGTGCAATTGTAATCTTCAACAATAAAgaaattgaacttaaacaaccAGTTTCAAAAAGGGGTTCAATTCTTTTGGCAGAGCTGGTTGCAATAAAATTAGTATTAGATTATGTAAacagaattgaaaacaaaacattaattgAAGAAGTAAAAATATTTTCGGACAGTCAAACAGCAATTggaattttaacattaaattggaaaattgaaaacaacagaTCCACTTCACATGAAATTATTTCCCTTATTAAATGTATCCAAAAACACCATGGAATAAGAATTAATTTTGATTGGACCCCAGGACATGCAGATGTTAGAGGAAATGAAATAGCTGATAAACTAGCTAAAGAGGCAGCTAAAGAGGCAAATCAAATTCAGAAAGAAGCCCATATTACAGTAACTAAACAAGATATTAAAACAGCAGCAAGAATTTTAGTAAATAAAAAGTGGCAACATAGATGGGATAATAGTGATACAGGAAGATTTTATTATAACTTTCATCAGACTGTCAGCAATAAATCGACATTTAATTATCCAGATcacaaaacagcaaaaattattagaaatttaaGATCCGGATACTAcctaaaaaattatcaaaacaaaatcaatcaaaatatagaCCCAAAGTGTGAATGCGGTCAATTAGAAACTGTGGAacattatttactattttgtgaaaattatgaaGAGGCAAGACAGAAACTTATACATGAGATATACTTCAACACAGGATCGTTACATATTGATTTGGAACTTTTATTGTCAATAGAAAAAAACGACAATGTTTCCGTCTCTAATGAAACACTAATGCGATTGTTGGGTGACTTTATTTGCGAGTCGCGCCGGTTTGATTAA